A stretch of Puniceicoccaceae bacterium DNA encodes these proteins:
- the hisC gene encoding histidinol-phosphate transaminase has product MKTTVAFRKGVENTPLYQAGLPIDLVAREYGLDPASIVKLASNENPLGPSPAAMAAVRDAVKELHRYPDGGAWELTQRLAREYALDAAQFVIGNGSNEILELLAQAFLEPGTNAVMGEFPFVVYPLVTRHFGAEVRTVPMPALRHDLGAMLDAIDEQTRLIFLASPNNPTPHAVNREELLEFIHALPEHVLFCFDAAYGEYLEQPWNLSELIRDGRPIVETRTFSKIYGLAGLRVGYGMAPEWIINLLKRTRQPFSVNSLALAGALAALDDEEFVKRSRDVNHQGTEQLKNGLQSLGYEVETGSANFILVRVADASGVCGALLKKGVIVRSMQPFSLDGMIRVSVGSSRENDQFLNAISDLARGT; this is encoded by the coding sequence ATGAAGACTACGGTCGCTTTTCGAAAAGGTGTTGAGAACACTCCGCTATACCAGGCAGGTTTGCCGATTGATCTGGTGGCACGGGAGTATGGACTTGATCCTGCATCCATCGTAAAACTCGCCTCCAATGAAAACCCGCTCGGGCCATCCCCTGCAGCGATGGCAGCGGTGCGGGATGCGGTGAAGGAACTGCACCGTTATCCGGATGGTGGGGCATGGGAGCTGACGCAACGACTGGCGCGAGAGTATGCGCTCGATGCTGCGCAGTTTGTGATCGGGAATGGGTCAAACGAAATTCTGGAATTGCTGGCACAGGCCTTCCTGGAGCCGGGTACCAACGCGGTAATGGGCGAATTCCCCTTTGTGGTGTATCCGCTCGTGACCCGTCATTTCGGGGCTGAGGTGCGGACAGTGCCGATGCCCGCATTGCGGCACGATCTTGGGGCGATGCTGGATGCGATTGATGAACAGACCCGGTTGATCTTTTTGGCAAGTCCGAACAATCCGACACCACATGCAGTGAATCGCGAAGAGCTTTTGGAGTTCATCCATGCGCTGCCAGAGCATGTTCTGTTTTGCTTTGATGCTGCATATGGGGAATACCTGGAGCAACCGTGGAACCTTTCGGAGTTGATCCGTGATGGACGACCGATCGTTGAGACGCGCACGTTTTCCAAAATCTATGGCCTCGCGGGCCTGCGTGTGGGCTATGGCATGGCGCCGGAGTGGATCATCAACCTGCTCAAGCGAACCCGGCAGCCCTTCAGTGTGAATTCCCTTGCCTTGGCGGGGGCGCTTGCGGCACTGGATGATGAGGAGTTTGTAAAACGCTCCCGCGACGTGAACCATCAGGGCACGGAACAGTTGAAGAACGGATTGCAGTCTCTTGGATATGAGGTTGAGACAGGATCGGCCAATTTCATTCTGGTGCGTGTTGCTGATGCGTCAGGCGTCTGCGGGGCATTGTTGAAAAAAGGTGTGATTGTGCGCTCGATGCAGCCTTTTTCTCTGGACGGAATGATTCGGGTTTCGGTAGGCTCATCACGAGAAAATGATCAATTCCTCAACGCAATTTCGGATCTCGCGCGTGGAACATGA
- a CDS encoding transporter associated domain-containing protein, with translation MNSDLVSHGLILMIVWMFLYLYGFLVEAIKAYLLEFRYRDLREDTEHERQYLKLLFSIVDSAKRYENTLGPVMIAVAISVASVAWVGGLAMLLSAGLNNMVNPSTWIYLALLLGLSAVLQAAMLKIVPAAVGSRLPMGLIRWATVYVMLMVWLLGPVRGGIKLGVRLLAWMGIVPPAPPAPLDRDFQILATGRRDVVFTPVTEKIASRALELNSISVYDILLPRNQVQLFDLNEPIEANLELARKTGHTRFPLCVGDLDHCEGLIHIKDIFRFRKPLGGLDLRKIMRPILRVGQDEPLDKILQVLLTKRVHMALVEDEFGGILGVLTLERILEELVGEIQDEFDKEDHMIVPLKKDFYKISGLTPLYEVEDQLGVDDLENDDVSSFGGLITHHLGRIPSAGEQIEIGPLQIIVKETDETRVISTTVRVLSLPDFPEI, from the coding sequence GTGAACAGTGATCTTGTTTCGCACGGACTGATCTTGATGATCGTCTGGATGTTCTTGTACCTCTACGGTTTTCTGGTGGAGGCAATCAAAGCGTATTTGCTGGAGTTTCGCTATCGCGACTTGCGGGAGGATACGGAGCATGAACGGCAATACCTGAAACTGTTGTTTTCGATTGTCGACAGTGCAAAACGCTACGAGAACACCTTAGGGCCAGTCATGATTGCGGTTGCGATTTCGGTTGCGAGCGTCGCCTGGGTAGGTGGACTGGCAATGCTGTTGTCGGCAGGATTGAACAACATGGTGAACCCCTCAACCTGGATCTACCTTGCGTTGCTTCTGGGCTTGAGCGCGGTGTTGCAGGCAGCGATGCTCAAAATCGTACCAGCTGCGGTGGGAAGTCGCCTGCCGATGGGGCTGATTCGGTGGGCAACTGTTTATGTGATGCTCATGGTGTGGTTGCTCGGCCCGGTGCGTGGGGGCATCAAACTGGGAGTGCGCCTGCTGGCCTGGATGGGAATCGTACCACCCGCCCCGCCCGCTCCGCTCGACCGGGATTTTCAGATCCTGGCAACCGGTCGTCGGGATGTGGTCTTTACGCCAGTGACTGAAAAAATCGCCTCAAGAGCACTCGAGCTGAACTCAATTTCCGTCTACGATATCTTGTTGCCGCGCAATCAGGTGCAGTTGTTTGATCTCAATGAACCCATTGAAGCAAACCTCGAGTTGGCGCGAAAGACCGGCCATACTCGATTTCCATTGTGCGTGGGGGATCTGGATCACTGCGAAGGGCTCATCCACATCAAAGACATCTTTCGCTTCCGCAAACCATTGGGCGGACTCGACCTGCGCAAAATCATGCGTCCGATCCTTCGGGTCGGGCAAGATGAGCCGCTGGACAAAATTCTGCAGGTTCTGCTGACCAAACGGGTTCACATGGCGCTTGTCGAGGATGAGTTTGGCGGCATCCTTGGGGTGCTGACGCTGGAACGCATTCTGGAGGAACTTGTGGGTGAGATTCAGGATGAGTTCGACAAGGAGGATCACATGATCGTGCCGCTGAAGAAAGATTTCTACAAAATTTCGGGACTGACGCCTCTCTATGAGGTGGAGGACCAGTTGGGGGTGGACGATCTCGAAAACGATGACGTTTCTTCGTTTGGCGGACTGATCACGCATCATTTGGGAAGAATTCCGTCAGCGGGTGAGCAGATCGAAATCGGCCCGCTCCAGATCATTGTGAAGGAGACGGATGAAACCCGCGTGATTTCAACAACGGTCCGGGTATTGTCCTTGCCGGATTTTCCGGAAATTTAA